A single Oncorhynchus mykiss isolate Arlee chromosome 24, USDA_OmykA_1.1, whole genome shotgun sequence DNA region contains:
- the LOC118944077 gene encoding putative uncharacterized protein ENSP00000383407 — protein MNLFCFSLEGSMGSLYEAVQDSSDAQVYTIPSRSSSRSCSPAVLLNENTKLRGSGRSISMEISQMQNNTNKKKRRTHISKSASDNGTLGMYNKGMFLRCT, from the exons ATGAACCTCTTCTGCTTCTCTCTG gaggGTTCTATGGGCAGTCTGTATGAGGCTGTGCAGGACTCCAGTGATGCCCAGGTCTACACCATCCCCAGCCGTTCCTCCAGCCGCTCCTGTAGCCCCGCCGTGCTGCTGAATGAAAACACCAAGTTGCGTGGCTCGGGACGATCCATCTCCATg GAGATCTCCCAGATGCAGAACAACACCAACAAGAAGAAAAGAAG AACACATATATCCAAATCAGCATCAGATAACGGAACATTAGGTATGTATAATAAAGGTATGTTTCTGAGGTGTACTTGA